The Equus quagga isolate Etosha38 chromosome 10, UCLA_HA_Equagga_1.0, whole genome shotgun sequence genome includes a region encoding these proteins:
- the XKRX gene encoding XK-related protein 2, protein MDRVYEIPEEPSLDPISSLEENVIRGANPRFTFPFGILFSTFLYCGEAASALYMVRIYRKNSETYWMAYTFSFFMFSSIMVQLTLIFVHRDLAKDKPLSLFMHLILLGPVIRCLEAMIKYLTLWKKEGQEEPYVSLTRKKMLINGEEVLIEWEVGHSIRTLAMHRNAYKRMSQIQAFLGSVPQLTYQLYVTLISAEVPLGRAVLMVFSLISVTYGATLCNMLAIQIKYDEYKIRLGPLEVLCITIWRTLEITSRLMILVLFSATLKLKALPFLLLNFLIILFEPWVKFWRSGAQMPNNIEKNFSRVGTLVVLISITVLYAGINFSCWSALQLKLADRDLVDKSQNWGHMGLHYSVRLVENVIMVLVFKFFGVKVLLNYCHSLIALQLIIAYLISIGFMLLFFQYLHPLRSLFTHNVVDYLHCVCCRRHPRGRVEDLEPSVDAETRQSIV, encoded by the exons ATGGACCGCGTTTATGAAATTCCTGAGGAGCCAAGCCTGGATCCCATTTCATCTCTGGAGGAAAATGTCATCCGTGGGGCCAACCCCCGATTTACCTTTCCATTTGGCATCCTCTTCTCCACCTTTTTGTACTGTGGGGAGGCTGCGTCTGCTTTGTACATGGTTAGAATCTATCGAAAGAATAGTGAAACCTACTGGATGGCAtacaccttttccttttttatgttttcatccATTATGGTCCAGTTGACCCTCATTTTTGTCCACAGAGATCTGGCCAAAGACAAGCCACTATCACTGTTTATGCATCTAATCCTCTTGGGACCTGTTATCAG ATGTTTGGAGGCCATGATTAAGTACCTCACACTGTGGAAGaaagaggggcaggaggagccctATGTCAGCCTCACCAGAAAGAAGATGCTAATAAATGGCGAGGAGGTGCTGATAGAATGGGAGGTGGGCCACTCCATCCGGACCCTGGCTATGCACCGCAATGCCTACAAACGTATGTCACAGATCCAAGCCTTTCTGGGCTCAGTGCCCCAGCTGACCTATCAGCTCTATGTGACCCTGATCTCTGCAGAGGTTCCCCTGGGTAGAG cTGTGCTAATGGTCTTTTCCCTGATATCTGTCACCTATGGGGCTACCCTCTGCAATATGTTGGCTATCCAGATCAAGTACGATGAATACAAGATTCGCCTTGGGCCGCTAGAAGTCCTCTGCATCACCATCTGGCGGACTTTGGAGATCACATCCCGCCTCATGATTCTGGTGCTCTTCTCAGCCACCTTGAAACTGAAGGCTCTGCCCTTCTTATTGCTCAACTTCCTGATCATCCTCTTTGAGCCTTGGGTTAAGTTCTGGAGGAGCGGTGCCCAGATGCCCAATAATATTGAGAAGAATTTCAGCAGGGTCGGCACCCTAGTGGTGCTGATTTCCATTACTGTCCTCTATGCTGGCATCAACTTCTCTTGCTGGTCAGCCTTACAGTTGAAGTTGGCAGACAGGGACCTTGTTGACAAAAGTCAGAACTGGGGACATATGGGCCTGCACTATAGTGTGAGATTGGTAGAGAATGTGATCATGGTCTtggtttttaagttctttggagtGAAAGTGTTACTGAATTACTGTCATTCCTTGATTGCCTTGCAGCTCATTATTGCTTATCTAATTTCCATTGGCTTCATGCTCCTCTTCTTCCAGTACTTGCATCCATTGCGCTCGCTCTTCACCCACAATGTAGTGGACTACCTCCACTGTGTCTGCTGCCGCCGGCATCCTCGGGGCAGGGTTGAGGACTTGGAGCCATCCGTGGATGCTGAAACAAGGCAAAGCATTGTCTGA